CCATGGTGGCTGAAGACGCACCCGAATATGGCACCGATGCCACCGAATTGCTGGAGGACTATCTGGAACAGGACAAAGTGGCGAAAGATGCCGCAAAAAAGATAAAGGAACAGCTTGCCGCGCTTGAAAAAGCCGTGGAAGCAAAATATCCGACCTTAAGCGAAGCGGATATTAAAGAACTTGTCATTACGCACAAATGGCAGGCGCATCTGCAGCAGGCCTTGCAGCAGGAGCAGGCACGCATCAGCCAGAATCTGACGCAGCGCATTAAGGAGCTGGCCGAGCGCTATGCCACGCCGCTGAGCACACTGGAAGCTGAGGTACAGGAAGGCGCTGCGAAAGTGAACGCACATCTTCAAAAAATGGGTTGGGTATGGTAAAGGGCATGAAGCAGACAGAGATTGGGATGATTCCGGAGGATTGGGAGATTGCTAAACTAAAAGATATAGCGGATTTTCAAAATGGATTAGCCCATGAAAACATCGAGAGTGAATTTGGTGAATTCATAGCTGTCAATTCAAAGTTTATTTCACAAGATGGTAAGGTGTTTCGAAAAGTGACAAAGCAACTTTTGCCGTTGTTTAATAACGATTTATGCATTGTCATGAGCGATATACCTAACGGAAAAGCTCTTGCAAAATGTTTTCTTGTCGAAGAGGACGGCAGATATACTTTAAATCAAAGGATTGGAAGGATTTCTCCAATAAAAGATTGTAGCAAGTATTTGTTTTATACTTTAAATAGGAATAAATATTTTCTTGGTTTTGATAGTGGAAGTGGACAGACAAATTTACGAAAGGATGAAGTTTTAGCGTGTCCGGTTCTCCTTCCGCCCCTTCCGGAGCAGGAGGCCATTGCCGCGGCGTTAAGCGATGCCGATGCGTGGATAGAAAGTCTGGAGCAGCTTATCGCCAAAAAACGCCTCATCAAGCAGGGCGCCATGCAGGAACTGCTGACGCCGAAAGATGATTGGGAAGTGAAGATAATTAGAGAAATTGTTGCTACTCCTGTAACTGATGGTCCACACGAAACACCATTTTTTTTGGATAAAGGAATACCTTTTTTATCTGTAAATAACATCGTTGACAATAAAATTGATTGGAGTGATTTGAGGTATATAAGTGAAGTAGATGATATAAGGTTTTCTAAGAAATGTAAACCTAGAAGAGGTGATATATTACTAGGAAAGGCTGCCTCTGTTGGTAAAATTGCAATTGTTGAAAGTGACTATAATTTTAATATTTGGTCTCCATTAGCCTTAATAAGAATTGATGAAATTTCAAATAAATATTGTTTTTATTATTTACAAACAACAGACGTCTTAAATCAAATTAAATTCTTTACCAATACATCATCCCAAGGAAACATTGGAATGGGTGATATTGAAAAAATTGAGATAAAATATCCAAAATCCCTTTCCGAGCAAACGCGCATTGCCACCATTTTATCGGATGTGGATGCCGAACTGGAAGCCTTGGAGCAGCAACTCCACAAAGTCCGCCAGATTAAACAGGGCATGATGCAGGAG
This DNA window, taken from Chryseobacterium sp. 6424, encodes the following:
- a CDS encoding restriction endonuclease subunit S; amino-acid sequence: MVKGMKQTEIGMIPEDWEIAKLKDIADFQNGLAHENIESEFGEFIAVNSKFISQDGKVFRKVTKQLLPLFNNDLCIVMSDIPNGKALAKCFLVEEDGRYTLNQRIGRISPIKDCSKYLFYTLNRNKYFLGFDSGSGQTNLRKDEVLACPVLLPPLPEQEAIAAALSDADAWIESLEQLIAKKRLIKQGAMQELLTPKDDWEVKIIREIVATPVTDGPHETPFFLDKGIPFLSVNNIVDNKIDWSDLRYISEVDDIRFSKKCKPRRGDILLGKAASVGKIAIVESDYNFNIWSPLALIRIDEISNKYCFYYLQTTDVLNQIKFFTNTSSQGNIGMGDIEKIEIKYPKSLSEQTRIATILSDVDAELEALEQQLHKVRQIKQGMMQELLTGRIRLNYDSCEDYDGYSF